Proteins found in one Desulfomicrobium apsheronum genomic segment:
- a CDS encoding FeoB-associated Cys-rich membrane protein yields MNLDLLITLGVIAIAAIYLLRRHFKKSDPCCGCSGCSNNLEPKPLGDCRSKKG; encoded by the coding sequence ATGAATCTTGACCTTCTCATCACCCTCGGCGTGATCGCCATCGCGGCAATCTACCTGCTGCGGCGTCACTTCAAGAAAAGCGACCCGTGCTGCGGCTGTTCGGGTTGTTCCAACAACCTTGAACCCAAACCGCTTGGAGATTGCCGTTCCAAAAAAGGCTGA
- a CDS encoding FeoA family protein, with amino-acid sequence MNSTITLRSMQADQSGIIDSISASGELGRRIRDMGLVPGTQVTIMGRAPLKDPVALRLRDFTLTLRNNEADLIMVNVNNSGENRQ; translated from the coding sequence ATGAACTCAACCATCACCCTCAGGTCCATGCAGGCCGATCAGTCCGGCATCATCGATTCCATCAGCGCATCAGGCGAACTTGGCAGGCGCATTCGCGACATGGGACTTGTGCCCGGTACCCAGGTCACCATCATGGGCCGGGCGCCGCTCAAAGACCCGGTGGCCCTGCGCCTGCGAGATTTTACCCTGACCCTGCGCAACAATGAAGCCGACCTGATCATGGTCAACGTGAACAACAGCGGAGAAAACCGTCAATGA